In Candidatus Sodalis pierantonius str. SOPE, one DNA window encodes the following:
- the mutH gene encoding DNA mismatch repair endonuclease MutH produces MNSPIPLSLASHPPADERELLRRADALAGYTLWELSAQAGLPIPANLKRDKGWIGVLLERYLGARAGSKPEQDFAAIGVELKTIPVDSGGRPLETTFVCVAPLTGNSGVTWETSHVRYKLARVLWIPVEGLRTIPLARRRIGAPLLWSPNAEEELQLRRDWEELMDLIVLGKVERITARHGEVLQLRPKAANGRALTAAVGEFGQQILTLPRGFYLKKNFTAQLLARHFLL; encoded by the coding sequence ATGAACAGCCCGATTCCGCTTTCCCTTGCGTCCCACCCCCCCGCCGATGAAAGGGAACTGCTGCGTCGCGCCGATGCGCTGGCGGGTTATACCTTGTGGGAGTTATCTGCCCAGGCCGGTCTGCCGATCCCCGCCAATCTTAAGCGCGACAAAGGGTGGATTGGCGTCCTATTGGAACGCTATCTGGGCGCCAGAGCCGGCAGTAAGCCCGAGCAGGATTTTGCCGCCATCGGCGTAGAGTTGAAAACCATTCCGGTAGACAGCGGCGGACGGCCGTTGGAGACCACCTTTGTCTGCGTGGCGCCGCTGACCGGCAATAGCGGCGTGACCTGGGAAACCAGCCACGTGCGTTATAAGCTGGCGCGGGTGCTCTGGATCCCGGTCGAGGGCCTACGGACGATCCCGCTGGCGCGACGCCGCATCGGCGCGCCGCTCCTGTGGAGTCCGAACGCGGAGGAAGAGCTACAGCTGCGACGCGACTGGGAAGAGCTGATGGATCTTATCGTGCTGGGCAAGGTGGAACGCATCACCGCCCGCCACGGCGAAGTGTTACAGCTGCGGCCAAAAGCCGCCAACGGACGGGCGCTGACCGCCGCCGTCGGTGAGTTTGGCCAGCAGATCTTAACGCTGCCGCGCGGTTTCTACTTGAAAAAAAATTTCACCGCCCAGCTGCTGGCGCGCCATTTTCTATTATAA
- the istB gene encoding IS21-like element ISSoEn3 family helper ATPase IstB, which yields MDTLLMALRELKLSAMVQALETQRELPGSYGELGFEERLSLMVEAENLHRKNNHICRLRRQSQMRLQAKPEDIRYIPSRGVTPEQMRDLLGGQYLKYQKSILITGPTGTGKTWLSCALGEQACRQQYSVRYWRVGRLLAHLHQCQVDGTYLKQLKQLEKIELLILDDVGLESISPMQATMLLEVMEDRYDKSSSILISQLPVKKWYGLIENPTIADALLDRLVHPSYRLELKGESLRKEQGVASTGKID from the coding sequence ATGGATACACTGTTAATGGCTCTGCGAGAGCTGAAGTTGTCGGCAATGGTCCAGGCGTTGGAGACGCAACGCGAACTCCCGGGGAGTTATGGGGAGCTGGGGTTCGAGGAGCGGTTGTCGCTGATGGTAGAAGCGGAAAATTTGCATAGAAAAAATAACCACATATGCCGTCTGCGACGGCAATCGCAAATGCGCTTGCAGGCAAAACCGGAAGATATCCGCTATATCCCTAGCCGAGGAGTGACACCGGAACAGATGCGAGATCTGCTAGGGGGACAATATCTGAAATATCAGAAAAGCATACTCATCACGGGGCCAACAGGTACGGGCAAAACCTGGCTCAGTTGTGCGCTTGGTGAGCAGGCATGCCGGCAGCAATATAGCGTGCGTTACTGGCGAGTGGGTCGGTTGCTGGCCCATCTTCACCAGTGTCAGGTAGACGGGACCTATCTAAAACAGCTTAAGCAGTTAGAAAAAATAGAGTTACTGATCTTGGACGACGTGGGCCTAGAATCAATAAGTCCGATGCAGGCAACGATGCTGTTGGAGGTGATGGAAGATCGCTACGACAAAAGCAGCAGCATCCTGATCAGTCAACTGCCGGTGAAAAAATGGTATGGACTGATAGAAAACCCCACGATAGCTGACGCGTTACTCGATCGGTTAGTACACCCCAGCTATAGACTGGAACTTAAAGGCGAATCACTACGCAAAGAGCAAGGAGTAGCCAGCACAGGAAAAATAGACTAA
- a CDS encoding TerC family protein: MLDRIADPDAWLALGTLTILEIVLGIDNIVFLSVVVAKLPPSQQSSARRLGLFGAMVMRLGLLAAIAWVSHLVKPLFYLLEHPISARDLILFFGGIFLIWKSCQEIMESFHGSAGGEDSTVQSYLGAITQIMMLDIILSLDSVITTVGLSSHLFIMMAVVIIAVAIMLFAARPIGEFVDRHPSVKMLALAFLILVGGALILESPAIDVPKGYIYFAMFFSLAVETLNLLRNKKAGQRPSCPDA; the protein is encoded by the coding sequence ATGCTTGATCGGATTGCCGATCCGGACGCATGGCTGGCGTTGGGAACCCTGACCATTCTGGAAATCGTCCTGGGTATTGATAATATTGTTTTCCTGTCCGTGGTCGTCGCCAAACTTCCTCCCTCACAGCAAAGCAGCGCCCGCCGCCTGGGTTTGTTTGGCGCCATGGTGATGCGACTTGGCCTGCTGGCCGCTATCGCCTGGGTCAGCCATCTGGTCAAACCGCTGTTTTATCTACTGGAACACCCTATTTCCGCCCGGGATCTGATTTTGTTTTTCGGCGGCATTTTTCTTATCTGGAAATCGTGCCAGGAGATAATGGAATCGTTCCACGGCAGCGCTGGCGGCGAGGACAGCACGGTCCAATCCTATCTCGGCGCCATAACTCAGATCATGATGCTCGATATTATTCTCAGCCTGGACTCGGTCATCACCACGGTAGGCCTGTCCTCCCATCTGTTTATCATGATGGCGGTGGTCATCATCGCGGTGGCGATAATGCTCTTTGCCGCCCGCCCTATAGGCGAATTTGTCGATAGACACCCGTCGGTCAAAATGCTGGCGCTGGCGTTTTTGATTTTGGTTGGCGGCGCGCTGATTCTGGAAAGTCCGGCTATCGACGTGCCGAAAGGGTATATCTATTTCGCCATGTTTTTCTCGCTGGCGGTGGAAACGCTGAATCTCTTACGCAATAAAAAAGCCGGCCAGCGGCCTTCCTGCCCGGATGCCTGA
- a CDS encoding ISL3 family transposase, which produces MDEKSLYAHILNLSAPWQVQSLSLDEKSGSVTVIVGIAEHTQLVCPTCGKSCSIHDHRRRKWRHLDTCQFTTLVEADVPRVDCPEHGCQTLPVPWAGSGSRYTLLFEAFVLSWLKVSTVDAVRKQLKLSWNAADSIMMRAVKRGLARIKQPLSARHFCVDEVGFKKGHQYVTVISDRQGRALQLTDDRGVESLASYLRSLRDHQLDEIKTLSMDMNVAYISAARIHLPNAVDKIAFDHFHVAKMLCAVVDRTRQAEMKQIPSSDRKDAHCSRYLWFYSKQNRLGCRTERLEVARLVLPQTSLCWVMKELAHDLWHRRYDNHSRKLWQEWMAIAKDTDIPLMASIARMVAKRLYGILNAMKNRVSNGNAESLNSKIRLLRIKSRGFRNKERFKLGVMFHYGKLNMNFEQPFKGVIKFFCW; this is translated from the coding sequence ATGGACGAAAAGTCCCTCTATGCCCATATCCTTAACCTGTCCGCACCGTGGCAGGTACAATCCCTTTCTCTTGATGAAAAATCTGGATCAGTGACGGTAATTGTCGGCATTGCCGAGCACACACAACTGGTCTGCCCAACCTGCGGTAAATCCTGCTCCATACATGATCACCGGCGTCGCAAATGGCGTCACCTCGATACCTGTCAGTTCACCACGCTGGTTGAGGCTGATGTCCCCCGCGTTGACTGCCCCGAGCACGGTTGCCAGACACTGCCTGTTCCCTGGGCAGGGTCAGGCAGCCGCTACACCTTGTTGTTCGAAGCCTTTGTTCTTTCATGGCTGAAAGTCAGCACCGTGGATGCTGTCAGAAAGCAGCTCAAACTCAGTTGGAATGCCGCTGACAGCATCATGATGCGCGCAGTCAAACGAGGCTTGGCCCGGATAAAACAACCCTTATCCGCCCGTCACTTCTGCGTGGATGAAGTCGGGTTCAAAAAAGGACACCAGTACGTCACCGTTATCTCTGACAGGCAGGGACGCGCTTTGCAACTGACCGACGACCGCGGTGTAGAAAGCCTTGCCAGTTATCTGCGCAGCCTGAGAGATCACCAGCTTGATGAGATAAAAACGCTGTCTATGGACATGAACGTGGCCTATATCAGTGCAGCCCGCATCCATCTCCCCAATGCCGTCGATAAAATCGCTTTCGATCACTTCCATGTGGCAAAAATGTTGTGCGCCGTCGTTGATAGAACCCGTCAGGCTGAGATGAAACAGATCCCGTCGTCAGACAGGAAAGACGCCCACTGCTCACGCTATCTATGGTTTTACAGCAAACAAAATCGCCTCGGGTGCCGGACAGAGAGGTTAGAAGTTGCCCGGCTGGTGTTACCCCAAACGAGCCTGTGCTGGGTAATGAAAGAGCTTGCTCACGATCTGTGGCACCGCCGCTATGACAATCATAGCCGTAAGCTGTGGCAGGAATGGATGGCGATAGCTAAAGACACCGACATACCGCTCATGGCCAGCATTGCCCGCATGGTGGCAAAACGCCTTTACGGCATTCTGAATGCAATGAAAAACCGGGTATCAAATGGGAATGCGGAGTCCCTGAACAGCAAAATACGGCTGCTCAGGATCAAGTCACGGGGCTTCAGGAACAAAGAACGTTTCAAGCTGGGCGTAATGTTCCACTATGGGAAACTAAATATGAATTTTGAGCAACCATTTAAGGGAGTTATAAAATTTTTTTGCTGGTGA
- a CDS encoding NADP(H)-dependent aldo-keto reductase: MFYHRIPHSSLEVSVLGLGTMTFGEQNSEAQAHDQLDLALANGVNLIDTAEMYPVPPRPETQGLTERYIGSWLKRRGQREKIVLASKVLGPARGNDLEVRPQQMLDRKNIRQALEDSLRRLNTDYLDLYQVHWPQRSTNCFGKLNYRYTDEKLPVTLLETLEALNEQVRAGKIRYIGISNETPWGAMRYLQLAEKHGLPRIVTVQNPYSLLNRSFEVRMAEISQFEGLELLAYSSLAFGTLSGKYLHGARPAGAQNTLFSRFIRYSAPHTQAAIAEYVALANRHGLDPAQMALAFVRRQPFVASTLLGATTLEQLQSNLDSLTLDLDETLLASLEEIHGRYTFPAP; the protein is encoded by the coding sequence ATGTTTTATCACCGTATTCCCCATAGTTCTTTGGAAGTCAGCGTGCTCGGCCTGGGTACCATGACTTTCGGCGAACAAAACAGCGAAGCGCAAGCCCATGACCAACTCGATCTCGCTCTCGCCAACGGCGTTAACTTAATTGACACCGCGGAAATGTACCCCGTACCACCCCGTCCTGAAACCCAGGGGCTGACGGAGCGCTATATCGGTAGCTGGTTAAAGCGCCGCGGTCAGCGCGAAAAGATCGTTTTGGCCAGTAAAGTGCTCGGCCCGGCGCGCGGCAACGATTTGGAGGTCCGGCCGCAGCAAATGCTGGATCGCAAAAACATCCGTCAGGCGCTGGAAGACAGCCTGCGGCGCCTGAACACCGATTATCTGGATTTATATCAGGTGCATTGGCCGCAGCGCAGCACCAACTGCTTCGGCAAATTAAACTATCGTTACACCGATGAGAAACTGCCGGTCACGCTGCTGGAAACGCTGGAGGCCCTGAATGAGCAGGTCCGTGCCGGGAAAATTCGCTATATCGGCATTTCCAATGAAACCCCTTGGGGGGCGATGCGCTATCTGCAGTTGGCGGAAAAGCACGGGCTACCGCGCATTGTCACGGTGCAAAATCCCTATAGTTTGCTCAACCGCAGTTTTGAGGTGAGAATGGCGGAAATAAGCCAGTTTGAGGGGCTGGAGCTTTTGGCCTACTCCAGCCTGGCGTTCGGCACCCTGAGCGGCAAATATCTGCACGGCGCCCGGCCGGCCGGCGCGCAGAATACGCTCTTTAGCCGCTTTATTCGCTATAGCGCCCCGCATACCCAGGCGGCGATCGCCGAGTATGTCGCGCTGGCGAACCGCCACGGGCTGGATCCGGCGCAAATGGCGCTGGCGTTCGTTCGTCGTCAGCCGTTCGTCGCCTCGACGCTGCTTGGCGCAACCACCCTCGAACAGTTGCAAAGCAACCTTGACAGCCTGACGCTGGATCTCGACGAGACGCTGCTGGCTTCACTCGAAGAGATTCACGGCCGCTACACCTTCCCCGCGCCCTAA
- the lplT gene encoding lysophospholipid transporter LplT → MMAVMVAQFFSAFGDNALLFATLALMKTLHYPDWSQPILQMLFVGAYIVLALFVGHFADGFPKGRVMMVANGVKLVGTLLVCFGGDPFVGYCLVGVGAAAYSPAKYGILGELTTGDQLVRANGLMEGSTIAAILIGSVAGGVLADWHVAGALAICALTYGLAMLANLFIPRLTAARTRPHHRPLEMMRAFYDHCRLLGRDGQTRFAIIGTSLFWGAGVTLRFLQVLWVPVALGITDNTTPTTLNAMVAVGIVFGAAAAARFIRLETVRRCMPAGIVLGGAVVIFSVQHHLLPAYGLLAVIGMLGGFFIVPLNALLQHRGQQSVGAGNAIAVQNFAENIAMLLMLGLYTLVVSLQVAAAIGVGFGLLFALAIAVLWWLSRGEARDGQR, encoded by the coding sequence ATGATGGCGGTGATGGTGGCGCAGTTTTTCTCGGCGTTCGGTGACAACGCGCTCCTGTTCGCCACTCTGGCGCTAATGAAAACGCTGCACTATCCCGACTGGAGCCAGCCGATACTGCAAATGCTGTTTGTCGGCGCCTATATCGTCCTGGCGCTGTTCGTCGGTCATTTCGCCGATGGTTTCCCCAAAGGTCGGGTCATGATGGTGGCCAATGGCGTGAAACTGGTTGGCACGCTACTCGTCTGTTTCGGCGGCGATCCGTTTGTGGGCTATTGTCTGGTGGGCGTCGGCGCCGCGGCTTACTCCCCGGCCAAATACGGCATTCTCGGCGAGTTGACCACCGGTGACCAATTGGTGCGGGCCAACGGGTTGATGGAAGGTTCTACCATTGCCGCCATCCTCATCGGATCGGTGGCCGGCGGCGTGCTGGCGGATTGGCATGTCGCCGGCGCGCTGGCGATTTGCGCGCTGACTTATGGATTAGCGATGCTGGCCAACCTGTTTATTCCTCGGCTGACGGCGGCGCGCACCCGTCCTCACCACCGGCCGCTGGAGATGATGCGCGCTTTTTACGATCACTGCCGTCTCCTGGGACGGGACGGTCAGACTCGCTTCGCCATTATCGGAACCAGTTTGTTCTGGGGTGCGGGCGTGACGCTGCGTTTCCTGCAGGTGCTCTGGGTCCCGGTGGCGCTGGGCATTACGGATAACACGACGCCGACCACCCTGAACGCTATGGTGGCGGTGGGCATTGTTTTTGGTGCCGCCGCCGCCGCCCGGTTTATCCGGCTGGAAACGGTACGCCGCTGCATGCCGGCGGGAATAGTGTTGGGCGGCGCGGTGGTGATTTTCAGCGTGCAACATCACCTGCTGCCCGCTTATGGACTGCTGGCCGTTATCGGTATGCTGGGCGGTTTCTTCATCGTACCGCTCAACGCCCTGTTGCAGCACCGTGGACAGCAGAGCGTCGGTGCCGGCAACGCTATCGCCGTGCAAAATTTCGCCGAAAATATTGCCATGCTGCTGATGCTGGGGCTGTATACGCTGGTGGTGTCATTACAGGTAGCGGCGGCGATAGGGGTAGGTTTCGGTCTGCTGTTCGCGCTGGCGATCGCCGTGCTCTGGTGGCTTAGCCGCGGGGAGGCGCGCGACGGCCAACGGTAG